AGATAGGTGAAACTGTAATAATATCTCTTCCCGTAGAATACTCGTGTCTCTTGGTTATGGTTTCATTCTTctcgtttaataattttttaacattgtAGTTATAtcttaattttatatcttatgAATAAGCTCAaatcaaacaaattttatatgcAACACTCAATTGAGATTTTCggagatttaatttataagttaaaagattgttagtttttaatcatgtttattttaattttctcattatCAACTTTTAGGTTTTACCAGTATCATGGAGTTTTATGTCCAGAAAGTCAAAATCATGTTACCTGGCagttatcagatattttgCCCGTTGTGCACCTCATTTACAGGTTTTGTCTTTTATGATGGATTATGAAGTCGGGCTCAGAAATGCATTTAAAGAATGTTTTCCAAATGCAATTAGCCGAGGCTGTTACTTTCACTACACGCAAGTATGaagaaatatttcataaatcgATATGTTAatagaaacaatttttattattaatttaaacttataTGTATTATCTATTCTTTACAGGCATTAATAAAGAAAGCTGATAAATTAGGCTTATTAAGACTTTTAAGATACTGGGAagatgataaaattttctttagaaaaataattgcatTAGCTCTACTGCCTGCTAATGATATAGAAAATGCATTCGAATGGTTAGTGAATCATTACACGGCTATTAGTCAACCATTTGGTTCTTTTTTGTATTACTACGTATCGTACTGGATCAGAATTATAAAACccgaaaattttagtatttttaatcttatatCAACAACCAATAACTATTCTGAAGCTTATAATCGTTGCTTAAATGACTACTTTGGTGTACATCCATCAATTTGGCAATTCACTGGTAATTATTGgttttctttataaataactgaaagttttattatataagtTGTGACTAATTTGCATCTGGAAAAAAGAAAGCCTATAAGTAGTTACTTGATTATCGTTTTCAGATAGATACCTAAtacttgtttattttaattccaatATCAATTAGAATCAAAAGACTTGCAAGTAAATAATTggaatgaataattttacataCAATTGTAcgtttgtatataatttattaatgatcatATAGTAAAAACcattatatatgtttatataattatatgttattatatatcaaattataaatggtttatatataattagatacgAATTGCATAAATTACATACAATcacttataattatatatgattatatataatttttttatccggGTTTGTCGCTCAGAGTTTAGGAGTAGGTTAAAAATCATCACTCCGCATATAGAATAAATAGTGAGTTTTATTCACATCTTattcactccagatttaatccatgtttaggaaatttatcaTAGTGTACTATATtcagctatatatatatatatatatatatatatatatatatattaacacaAAAACTAGACGCTAATTTTCGCGCTATAACTTCGTTCTCTGCCTTTAGCCTCCCGTCTCAATACGAATAgggcgccaggtaatttttatcactggaatcaccaaaccagtaaatcatgaagtttggataatttttgatctgtagaattatcaccaaaacCACGCATAAATAAAACTCAACTACaacttaacaaaaaaaatgctcAGAACTTATAAGCAAAAACAAAACGGAGACTGGAAAACTAAAAACAGAGTTACGGTATGCCATGGTGTCGCTCAGTGTGTAGGTTCATGGAGAGAGGGAGTGGTCCGGGTTACATCATGCCCAAAGTCATGtagattcatttttaatttgcaaCTTTTATTTCACAACAAATAACCTCAAAActctatttaacaataaataaaatacggtAGTTCAGTACAAATAATGTTTTGTCTCTACAACGAATGCTGAACACAATAAAACTAATCTTAACGGAAGGTGAATTGACATCTAAATGATACGTatcgatattttataaatcaatcaattaattaactagaaCTAAATGATAATTAGATAATAGTTGGTAAACTAGAACGATAATTACAGACTCGATACTCTAGAACATTCTCTTTAGCAAAATCGTAAAACTAATGTACATGGGTCTCATTTCGATGTTAATTAGACACTAATTGGTTTAACAATCACAcatatttcttataattcttttataaaataatactaaCAATGGAACATGATCGTGACTCTAAAAATGTAACATTATTCTCATAATTCTCTCAGATATTGaatcttttctttaattaaaacaggAGCATAATACCTCAAGACTTTTGATTCgaactcgattaattatttgtaataattatttcatacctTATGTCCGGTgaataaatatcaagtaacGTCTTACACTGTTTTTAAACAATACTTCTGTAGCAATAATCTTAATCTGTAGCTTTCCGCAATGCCTTGAACTGTAGCGCCATTACTGCACACATCTACTCGCTTCAAGCGACTAGAGTCGAATGCCCACGTCCGTACTCCTCGAAGGTCTCCCTTCAACTTGTCTCTCTCAATTCTCAATTCTAAAAACCCCAAACTCAATCCTATCGTTATCAATAACTGACCTCTATATTCTAAATTCTCAAATCCAACCCAATCTTTACTATAACGGTAACTGGAGGCTCAAGTCCTCACCAAACGTACTCACTAACCCCATTCTGAGTATGGATATCCTTGGCAGTTGCTCTCCTGGAACAGACTTCAGCTGGGAtcataaaacttataaactaaGTGACCTATGACTTCCTCTGCGGTACAAGTGGTCATGACTTGTCCTCTGAGGCCTGTcagactaataatttaaaaatgactaaACGGCTTCCACAACAGCAACGGTCACAAAATTACTGTTGAGGCCTGCCAAACCAAAACTCCAAAACTGATCCCATTCTGCATCCGTCAAATTCCTTATATACTGGAGCACTAGCATCTCAGCTAGACCTCTGCAATCAACCAAGAAGTCTCAGAGGGATAGAACTAGGTTCTATCATCAGATGATACCGGGTGACTAATTTAAGTCCCGCTCCACGGTAATACTGACTCGTCCACATActcaaaatactaaaaatccAAAACTCAAACAATCATTTCCCCAAACTTTAATCTCGAACCATATCCCAtactaattttcaataattctgattctaattcttattttctttatccaaaaattgataactgtagccaaacgttactccatatttaattcttaaactATAACTTAATCAAAAATCAGTATAAAAATCGTAAATTACTGTAAGCTAAATTATAAGTCTTGAATTACCATGCtcgtaaatacaataaatccGTTGGTGTTTGTGACGTTCACTTTGATTTGACccccatacgaaaaataacgtcacaatatatatatatatatatatatatatatatatatatatatatatatatatatatatatatatatatatatatatatatatatatatatatatatatatatatatatatatatatattgttatctAATATAGCTTGTATATCTTAGCCAATATATTGTTCTACtgcaattaattatatttctagaaacacttttattcaacaaatttatctcctaatcaagttttattatattctaaaatattctttacagcatgtttgaaaaatttatataaagttatacgAAATGAGCTTCAAGCTTTATTAATGGGACGTGCTGTTAGACGTCTAATGCGTTCTAAACATATACTTCATacagaaattatgaaaaaaatttgggaaaTGGACACCCGCAACACATTTGACATTCCTCACTTTTTAGAGTGTGCTGCTCACATTATTCCTGTCCTGGAAAATGAAAATGTTATTGCAAACGTCGAAGatgttaataatttcattaatgcTCCTATAAAGAAACATGGTAATATATTATTCATATCAATAGTAATAGACATTACACGATGTTATAAgtattcttattttatttattactttccaGTTGCTGTTGGTGAGGGAAATTACATTGTGATTGATAATGATGACACAGGAAATGATGAACAATACATTTTACTTTTAGATgattaataaaacatttgtaCATTATTTCTTCGTAATTTGTGTGaagcataaataaaataaaacaaatataaataatttctttattttattaatattatcatatattccTTCTtaatctaattatttattttattaatatattatatatatttctttttaatcctatcaaataaaataagtaaatcaaTTAGTAAAGATTTGTGCTgctgtaattttcaaatttaattcacgCTCTGTTTTGGGTATTCGTTCTGAACGAAAATTGTGTTACCGAGTGAAGTTAATGACGTAGCTCATGAAAAACTTTGTCGGTAATATCGACCGAGCCCATACTTACATATTTACTTTCGAACAAAATGTGTTTTCCAtacaataacatttttaagtCTTGATTGATGGCATAATTTACAGTTACAAAGTTGTTGAGTTATACTCTGTTTCTTTTCACTTCAATTGTAAacgtatattatttttttcgaataatttacattttgaCTATCCGgcttttcatataaatttgtcatttgaatatttttcagttgGGTGGAGTTTCTGGCACCCGTAtgcctcaaatttttttttatgaatatttcagccaataaatatgtaaaacatatacaaataataataattattattattatttgattaattaatatttaattattattaattgattaattaataattaattattattattaaatcttaaatataatttttgtatgtgCTTGTATGCGGTTATCTCAAGGCGCTCCGACAGACGCGCGGTAACTCTTTTACTTGAAACTCAATAAGTCGTGAATTCGAATCCACGCCTGAGgcgaattttttcttttttttttttcattttccaaagaaaaaaatcgaacTATGATCATcgttttctaattaattaagcaTTGttgattttcacaaaaaatccAATGCAAATTATTTCTAGTATATATCAAAACTAAATCCTCCGATTACGCGGttgccaataaattttatttatggcataattcaatattttgattACTACTGATATTATTGTAGTGATTggtatcttataaattaatattacttatacactacaataataacacacttatattagaaataacaacaccacaattaacagcagcaAAAGAAAGACAATCAaagatatagtttattgatacAAGACGTATGCTGTTTAGTTGTCAATATAtgactgactgacttttgtcgcgcatctataaaacaagagaagaagttatttgttttctagctattcaaatatttaaaaagatcagattcacattcgttacaatattaatcatttattaacaatcatCATTAATCTTAATGGTTATTTGAAgtttgaaatataatttttgtataagcttttgtcattaatttataacgtgtTACAATGGTCGCGCACTAACTCTTTTACAACAGACTCTCTAAGACGTCTGTTCGAATCCccgatttttcttttttttttttaattaaaattcatttttaatttttaatgcttgtttttattaattacttacctTTTATTCGATGCTATTACCTGAAAAAGTTCAAATCTCGccattgatataaatatttaaatgccCAAGGTTTTTTAAAGATTCTTATGTTTTTTCGTTGACGCATTTACGTTGACGAACTCGCGCTCTCTTAAGAAGATGTTTCATGGGTTTTTGTTGATAAAGAGGGTCCTTACCGACTGTAATGAACTCCATCTTGcggtataaattatatttaaaaatgaatgactGTAGTATCGACTATGAAGGAATTATAGATTTGCGACATCTACGTTATTCAACTATAATTGATGTCTATTTCAAAATCTTACCTTGATAGTTACATAATCAACTACATTTGGATTACTTTtgatattatcaaaaaatattcgtcgagtttcaataaaataaactggCGTAAATGGTTGATAATATCGAAGAGTAAGATGAAAAATGGACAGAtgataattgattttatacaaattcatcaataaaaaagaaacaaaatcagtaaaaaataGGCTCACAAGTACGGAGCAGTGTTTCGGCtacgaattcaaaatttataatgaaacaCACATGCACtgattacaaatattcttttttattaataacgaTTGTAACATAAGTAAAAGTAGAATAGAAAAGCAACTGTATGATTTTAAACCTACGATGTACAGATATCCACTTATAAAAATACTACATAGTTACATTGTCTGGAACAGCGTATCGGATGAATCAATCAAATTCAAACTGCAACGCACTTTTAGTTTCCTAAAAGGTTCtataaacaatatatagcatttttaaaagttcaaaGCATTGTagaagttaatttaatttgacatgcatctaaaaaattaattttttaagtataaaaaatacttttaacaatgaaaaaattgtcTAGAACGGCGCAGTTAACGAACTTAAAATATTCGCATTCACACGCACTTTTAGCTTCCTAAAAGGTGTTCTATAGACAATTTCaatcaataaaaaagatatttcAATGCAACAtgcatctaaaaaattaattttttaagtataaaaaaaaattttaacaataaaaaaatgtctagAACGGCGCAGGTAACGAACTTAAAATATTCGTATTCACACGCACTTTTAGTTTCCTAAAAGGTGTTCTATAGACAATTTCAAGCcatttaaggggttaggggtactcaggggtatgaaaaaatgatgattttcaataattttttttttgtagttaattactttatttgacaaaaataaaaacatagctttattagaacacgtttcgatttgacttcacgaaaatttcaaaaaaaaaaattaataattcaaaaagttatcgctgtttttgtagagcccgttcctcccgaagtcctttgcggtgatcatcataagtccttggagattcatctaaaatcaatcggacaagaaaaattagttttattaatagataatcttgtgcctgatcgaagctttttttttttttttcgaaattaacaaaatggcggcctcaggaaatttttttcaaattttcgagaaaaaaaccgacagtttattgttaaaaaaaaatcgaaattttgaaaaaaaaaaaaaatccttcgatcaggcacgagtttttaatgtatttcaaaagtacaataaattttattgaaatctaccgagcagtttttaagttacagtgatcaccagttcagaaaacatagttttgagaaaaacgcatttaaagttttgctatggatttatgtcgaattataagaattatttaataacttacactgagtcatctattcctggaccatataatagctcttcagccgacatagcagcttccaaaatatcgatttgctggtgcctacgttgcaatcgaccttctcgggtgttatcattagcgcgcttatctgctactttgatacgtgcagcatccattctttctgcataccgatgagaattaggcccacaattaagtcctagtgtattcatcaagactaataatgaatttataccctcattaaatatacacatagcaacgtatgcagctatttgtacgatggtaaaactagtatttaccgtttttgggcatattttccatactagttggttaaagctttcattattattctgattgaatccacctacacatcttgaaagtaaattttcattactaagatcttcgtatataggcttgatagcttttaaaacatcagaaggtaaaggagaataatcgtgagaaaaggtatcaagctctcctcttgcttcagcgcgctggtaagagcaccaagattcttcgccttttggacacatatcatgattcggtttttcatcactcgagccgtagtgataaaaggttgccattatagcagatttcatattttcaatagaatcacaatgccggcgtattgctaaaccatagtacacagttagtttgtctattaattttcctgtgagcttacctcgaccaccaagacctttttgtttactcttcagcgtacgtaatcgactccccatccgcttttggacatgccctatacattcctttttatttacagttgtattttcgtaaggatctgattttataattcctgaataggtcttggagtcaccatcaccaatatagttggcatacttaactccatatttagtttcagaatacgaaaacatttcgaccatcgcatccacctccattttcccagaagacccttgatgattagcagaacacacatcttcatgcgattgataccattcctcgaactcaacagtatttgttttttttttccaatactcacatagcttacaatatgcacttttaatgtttatgtcaagaatctttccagtaaaatagccaattatagaagaaactccaaatgacgatgtatatccccgtttttgccaggttccatctcccgatacagttagatgatttatatcttcattttcagttgttggcattgcttgcttttcttcattcacagctttcgtcatgaaggtttctgcgacggctttactacaattcaaaatctgtttcagtaaaattgtatgcgtagatttatctaaaaaagacggcatgtccatcaggccgcaaaacttgcacaatccttcgtatcctattcctagtattctcattacaaaaatgaaacgtctgtttatttcataagaatgcccaacgaaagaacaggaaggaatatattcatttccacagttattacatgcaactacaattttgaatcccagcccacgtgtacttgctgtttgaaacactacatttccatcacattttttacattttataagagcagaaattgcagtgaatacctgaataaaatttattattcgaaattcagtactgctgtcttcaggtacatcatcttcagtgttttgttttaattttttagaagatgtactctgaatactttcatcacgttcggctgttttcggattaaaaacattctttcttttgactgaacgcgacttattaattttttcagaactccgaagttctcttgaaacctttctagaatcacgtcccatggttaataatttaattcacttgagaaataatttatcacaaaactatcgactgatcagtgcaacgactacaggtatactggcaaccaaaaattatttttcagttcttgtactacctacaaattgtgaatatatatatatatatatatatatatatatatatatatatatatatatatatatatatatataattataaatacattaaaatggggagatattcatgacaatgaaacccgaaaggtcggttgcttgcagctgtttctagctacctgcactcgaatgccacgtagcacccgagcgtcctttggtcattgttaaataactcgaaaagaatttgtcggattcacttcaaattttcacacaatatttttaaaatattatactttaagaaaatgcaaaaaaaaaaaaatcgattttttgaaaattctgactacccctaaccccttaaaaaaatttcaagcaataaaaaacttattttaatgaaGCATGcatctgaaaaattaatttttcaagtataaaaaatgattttaacaataaaaaaatgtctagAACAGCGCAGTTAACGAACTTAAAACATTTGCGTTGACACGCACTTTTAGTTTCCTAAAAGGTGTTCAGTAAACAAATTTGAATAGTAAGCATgacaaaaaacgaaaattatgattatgaattaatttttaatccctACTAGAGTActctaattttgtttttatcctaatataaattttatctctcGGTCTCCTCTCGTGTCTTTACGTAATTAATTACGCATTTCATAAACAACATAATTTCTCCATtgcaaatgaaatttaataattgaaaaattaatttctaactCCGCCAGAGTACTCTGATTCTTTTTTATCACAATATCAACTTTATCTCTCGCTCTCTTCTTAAATccataagtaattaattaatttatttataaacaacattaattttttagcgcaaaaaaaaattttaaatgtttaaattaatttttaattcctaCTAGAGTactctaattgtttttatctCGATATAAACTTCATTTTTCGCTCTGCTCTGATATCTTTAGGTAATagattaattcattaataaacaACACGAATTTACAATGGAGAACAAAAttgttgaattaattttcaattcttgACAGAGTCTATAATATTGTTTTATCTCAATATAAACTTAATTGCTCGCTCTCCTCTCATATCCacaggtaattaattaatttatggacaacataaattttcgattgcgaatgaaatttaaaaattaatttctaactCTGCCAGCGTACtctgtaaaatattaacttaaaaactacattaaatatttatttgctggATCGGGATGGTGAAAGGAATAAGAAGTCACTGAATTGGtgtattgtccatatttaataaaaataaatcacagataatagcGTAGAGTACAAGAGTCGATCACGAGTTTATATTCGAGCACTTATTGAACATTATTCGATTgcatttgagtttaattgagttttatataaattgcatggcaccgtacacatgaaatattataagtaTATACATAGAGCGCAGTTGAATTAAGGATTGAgtttttgagtttaattgattatgagttttctataatttacacggcaccatacacgtgaattaatttatacaaaagaGCGCAATAaagagtaaattattaacaattaatgatttacaaaTATCATCAATAGTTCGAGTATACATTttgtcacaattaattttgatacgcGACATTGAGAACGAGTAAGAGCCGAGTATGAACTTAATAGATGCTTAGCGAGCCGAGTCTGAACGTATAATGATTACTttgcagtcacaaataaaaattgatattgatTTTGAGATTAAGTATGACTGGATGACTGAATGATGACGTCAGTCATACCAGTTGACATCGAgtacgagtaaataattaagcaatgagtaataaagtaaattgtaaattgcaataattatttgtggctgcaaAGTCACGTGATGGCGAGTATGTGAATGAGTATAGCCCGCACGTTAGTTTAACACGCGGTCACCACAGCAATGAGCACagagtttatatatgaaaaaccgGATATAATTGAAGAATATAGATGATAACAAATGCATGGTGTATCAGCGAGTTACAATTAGAATGATGTACTTGATAGTGTAGAGTAATTAACACGATgtaattgaattacaataaaaactgGTAGCACGTGGTGTTCTATCACAAGTGTTGAAGAGTAATGCCAGTTGCCGCGTAGCTGGCTATCGAgttgaaattccgagtatcAGAGGGCGCGTCGATAGCAGCACCTCTGGTATAGTAGAGCGTAGAGTTGTCAAGTGTTCTGGcgcgaacatttgaaatttacgcaACATACtccgattaatttttatcacagcATCAACTTTATTTCTCGCTTTCCTCTTATAttgataagtaattaattaaataattaatttatgaacaacataaattttctatcgcaaatagaattttaaaatttttaaattaattattaattcctGACAGAgtactctaatttttttttaactcaatataaatttagtttCTCGCTCTCCTCACACATCCACAGGTAattgatcaattaatttatcaacaacataaattttcaatcgcaaataaaatttaaaaattgtaaaatcaaTTACTATCTCTGTCAGAgtactctaatttttttttatcttaatattAACTTCCTTTCCCGCTCTCCTCTCATATTCacaggtaattaattaattaatttattaacaacataaattttcaatcgcaaataaaaattaaaaattgtaaaattaattactatctCTGTCAGAgtactctaatttttttttatcttaatataAACTTCCTTTCTCGCTCTCCTCTCATATTCacaggtaattaattaattactttatcaacaacataaattttcaatcgcaaataaaatttaagaattgtaaaattaattactatctCTGTCAGAGTActctaatttttctttatcttaATATTAACTTCCTTTCTCGCTCTCCTCTCATATTCacaggtaattaattaattaatttatcaacaacataaattttcaatcgcaaataaaatttaaaaattgtaaaattaattactaactCTGCCAGAgtactctaattttttttttatcttaatataAACTTTCTTTCTCGCTCTCCTCTCATATTCacaggtaattaattaattgatttgtgaacaacataaattttcaatcgcgaataaaatttaaaaattgtaaaattaattattaattcctGACAGAgtactctaatttttttttatcttaatattAACTTCCTTTCTCGCTCTCCTCTCATATTCacaggtaattaattaattaatttgtgaacaacataaattttcaatcgcgaataaaatttaaaaattgtaaaattaattattaattcctGACAGAgtactctaatttttttttaactcaatataaatttcgtTTCTCGCTCTCCTCACACATCCACAGGTAattgatcaattaatttatcaacaacataaattttcaatcgcaaataaaatttaaaaattgtaaaattaattaataactctGCCAGAgtactctaattttttttttatcttaatataAACTTTCTTTCTCGCTCTCCTCTCATATTCacaggtaattaattaattaatttgtgaacaacataaattttcaatcgcgaataaaatttaaaaattgtaaaattaattattaattcctGACAGAgtactctaatttttttttatcttaatataAACTTCCTTTCTCGCTCTCCTCTCATATTCacaggtaat
This window of the Microplitis mediator isolate UGA2020A chromosome 8, iyMicMedi2.1, whole genome shotgun sequence genome carries:
- the LOC130672912 gene encoding uncharacterized protein LOC130672912 isoform X2, translated to MGRDSRKVSRELRSSEKINKSRSVKRKNVFNPKTAERDESIQSTSSKKLKQNTEDDVPEDSSTEFRIINFIQVFTAISALIKCKKCDGNVVFQTASTRGLGFKIVVACNNCGNEYIPSCSFVGHSYEINRRFIFVMRILGIGYEGLCKFCGLMDMPSFLDKSTHTILLKQILNCSKAVAETFMTKAVNEEKQAMPTTENEDINHLTVSGDGTWQKRGYTSSFGVSSIIGYFTGKILDINIKSAYCKLCEYWKKKTNTVEFEEWYQSHEDVCSANHQGSSGKMEVDAMVEMFSYSETKYGVKYANYIGDGDSKTYSGIIKSDPYENTTVNKKECIGHVQKRMGSRLRTLKSKQKGLGGRGKLTGKLIDKLTVYYGLAIRRHCDSIENMKSAIMATFYHYGSSDEKPNHDMCPKGEESWCSYQRAEARGELDTFSHDYSPLPSDVLKAIKPIYEDLSNENLLSRCVGGFNQNNNESFNQLVWKICPKTDLIVGLILIGMQKEWMLHVSK
- the LOC130672912 gene encoding uncharacterized protein LOC130672912 isoform X1, whose translation is MGRDSRKVSRELRSSEKINKSRSVKRKNVFNPKTAERDESIQSTSSKKLKQNTEDDVPEDSSTEFRIINFIQVFTAISALIKCKKCDGNVVFQTASTRGLGFKIVVACNNCGNEYIPSCSFVGHSYEINRRFIFVMRILGIGYEGLCKFCGLMDMPSFLDKSTHTILLKQILNCSKAVAETFMTKAVNEEKQAMPTTENEDINHLTVSGDGTWQKRGYTSSFGVSSIIGYFTGKILDINIKSAYCKLCEYWKKKTNTVEFEEWYQSHEDVCSANHQGSSGKMEVDAMVEMFSYSETKYGVKYANYIGDGDSKTYSGIIKSDPYENTTVNKKECIGHVQKRMGSRLRTLKSKQKGLGGRGKLTGKLIDKLTVYYGLAIRRHCDSIENMKSAIMATFYHYGSSDEKPNHDMCPKGEESWCSYQRAEARGELDTFSHDYSPLPSDVLKAIKPIYEDLSNENLLSRCVGGFNQNNNESFNQLVWKICPKTVNTSFTIVQIAAYVAMCIFNEGINSLLVLMNTLGLNCGPNSHRYAERMDAARIKVADKRANDNTREGRLQRRHQQIDILEAAMSAEELLYGPGIDDSV